A stretch of the Mycobacteroides immunogenum genome encodes the following:
- a CDS encoding MerR family transcriptional regulator: protein MSTSEPQNGFPISHVAQQTGLSIDALRWFEREGLFPRVPRDGGGRRRFSDGDIERVQLMLRLRRTGMPVRDMRRFIELLAGGEETHAERLELLFAQRVRILAAMERLTEDLSVVDFKVAHYTESVNGASAQPAGGKKKN from the coding sequence GTGAGCACCAGTGAGCCGCAGAACGGCTTCCCCATCTCGCACGTCGCCCAACAAACCGGACTGTCGATCGACGCGCTGCGCTGGTTCGAACGCGAGGGCCTGTTTCCGCGGGTGCCGCGTGACGGAGGTGGCCGACGTCGATTCAGTGACGGCGACATCGAACGCGTTCAGCTGATGTTGCGGTTGCGCCGTACCGGCATGCCCGTACGCGATATGCGGCGGTTCATCGAGCTGCTGGCGGGCGGCGAGGAAACGCATGCCGAACGCTTGGAGCTGCTTTTCGCCCAGCGCGTCCGGATTCTGGCCGCCATGGAGCGGCTCACCGAAGATCTCAGCGTGGTCGATTTCAAGGTCGCGCACTACACGGAGTCGGTCAACGGTGCCTCGGCTCAACCCGCCGGCGGAAAGAAGAAGAACTGA
- a CDS encoding APC family permease, whose product MSAPTRNLTVNGRSLQTADSHGLQRDAVGSWGVFAQGLAAAAPSVAVATVPFSLFVAAGKGAAWSAVIGLVAVVLIATTISFQAKRTVSSGSLGTYAGNGLGPGAAYAAGLSLLIGYIGFATTGTLGGVLYFESFLESLGIHSEATWFKLILVAAVVALAVYLPYRGVSISAKYELIFEIIATALILIIIVASYISYGWRIDTEQWALSNLGNSTTFIAAVTAVGAYAGFESVASLGAESRDAHRTIARSLLRVVLIIGVLYILATYPQILQFRNIDGDSAILPQVATNSGVAWAIYPISLAVTIAFIVFVTAVINSAARGLFTLAHEGALPAALTRVHPSYKTPVAGIFLIGIIATAFSVTATLSSVGRLVFDVYGNYVANWGFLISYLLVVVATPIWLYRIKALTPARLAVSTAATLAIGYVIFSNFYPVPEFPFNILPLIFGAILLAGLLRYWYLRARHPEVAARIGSIQTLSESEKERLAELGILEVLHEEPSSEPVPDPADTGALVK is encoded by the coding sequence ATGTCCGCTCCAACCCGAAATCTCACCGTCAACGGCCGCTCTCTGCAGACTGCCGACTCCCATGGGCTCCAACGCGACGCCGTCGGTTCTTGGGGAGTCTTCGCGCAGGGCCTCGCGGCGGCAGCCCCCAGTGTCGCGGTCGCGACGGTGCCGTTTTCCCTGTTCGTGGCCGCCGGGAAAGGCGCGGCCTGGTCGGCGGTGATCGGCCTGGTAGCGGTCGTGTTGATCGCCACCACCATCAGCTTTCAGGCCAAGCGGACGGTTTCATCGGGCTCGCTGGGCACATACGCCGGCAACGGACTGGGCCCAGGCGCCGCGTACGCGGCGGGCCTCAGCCTGCTCATCGGGTACATCGGATTCGCCACCACCGGAACGCTGGGCGGCGTGCTGTATTTCGAATCATTCCTTGAATCCCTCGGCATCCATTCCGAGGCAACATGGTTCAAGCTCATCTTGGTCGCGGCGGTGGTCGCGCTAGCCGTGTACCTCCCCTATCGCGGGGTATCCATCTCGGCCAAGTACGAGCTCATCTTCGAAATCATCGCCACCGCACTGATTCTCATCATCATCGTGGCCTCATACATCAGCTACGGCTGGCGCATCGATACCGAGCAGTGGGCACTGAGCAACCTGGGCAACAGCACCACCTTCATCGCGGCCGTCACCGCGGTGGGCGCCTACGCGGGATTCGAGAGCGTGGCGTCCCTTGGTGCCGAGTCCCGGGACGCGCACCGCACGATCGCCCGGTCACTGTTGCGTGTCGTCCTGATCATCGGCGTGCTGTACATCCTGGCCACCTACCCACAGATTCTGCAATTCCGAAACATCGACGGCGACAGCGCAATCCTGCCGCAGGTCGCCACGAACTCCGGTGTCGCATGGGCCATCTACCCAATAAGCCTCGCGGTGACCATCGCATTCATCGTGTTCGTCACCGCGGTGATCAACTCGGCCGCCCGGGGCCTGTTCACGCTGGCCCACGAGGGCGCACTGCCGGCAGCACTCACTCGGGTGCACCCGTCCTACAAGACCCCTGTCGCCGGGATCTTCCTCATCGGGATCATCGCGACGGCATTCTCCGTCACCGCCACACTCAGCTCGGTCGGCCGCCTGGTATTCGATGTCTACGGAAACTACGTGGCCAACTGGGGATTTCTGATCAGCTATCTGCTCGTCGTGGTAGCCACACCCATCTGGTTGTACCGCATCAAGGCACTCACCCCGGCCCGGCTGGCAGTATCGACCGCGGCCACCCTGGCCATCGGGTACGTGATCTTCAGTAATTTCTATCCGGTCCCCGAGTTCCCGTTCAACATCCTGCCGCTCATCTTCGGCGCGATTCTGCTCGCCGGACTGCTGCGCTACTGGTACCTGCGCGCCCGGCATCCCGAAGTCGCAGCCCGGATCGGCTCCATCCAAACGCTTTCCGAATCAGAAAAAGAGCGGCTGGCCGAACTCGGCATTCTCGAAGTCCTCCACGAAGAACCCTCATCCGAACCCGTACCCGATCCCGCTGACACAGGAGCTCTCGTCAAATGA
- a CDS encoding acyl-CoA dehydrogenase family protein: MTAATTSPVLAYQTVSDTEFSAWKEVAQRVADDLAATALIRDRANQNPLAEIELLRRNGLLSFTTAREFGGAGGSLTQALQLSRIIAAADGSIGQLLVYHYSNGVWTYILGSAAQREYIARGVGEHGWFQGSVSNPRDPGITVTRTDEGYRVNGKRTFATGVAIADLITVLLYETEPINAIIPGDRDGLRFNDDWDNLGQRLTASGSVEFDNVLLRHDEVLTGLDEYSGADGSRERRDGLRALFSQLIFVHLYLGIADGALAAGVAYIRDKGRPWPEAHSTDVTDDPYHQQLLGRLSAGVAAGIALADSVTREFEEALAWGHAPTEAQWGALAIRVDQAKSVATEVSLDVTHNIYQATGARSTANSVGLDIYWRNARTHTTHDPLPYRQREIGRHLLTDEWPSPRSLNGLGRLADTTQGKKP; the protein is encoded by the coding sequence ATGACTGCCGCCACCACCTCGCCCGTTCTTGCCTATCAGACAGTCAGCGACACCGAGTTCTCCGCGTGGAAAGAAGTCGCCCAACGCGTCGCCGACGACCTGGCGGCCACCGCGCTGATCCGCGACCGCGCCAACCAGAACCCCCTGGCCGAGATTGAGCTGCTGCGCCGCAACGGCCTGCTTTCCTTCACCACCGCGCGCGAATTCGGCGGCGCTGGAGGGAGTCTGACGCAGGCGCTGCAACTGAGCCGCATCATCGCGGCGGCCGACGGATCGATCGGGCAGCTATTGGTCTATCACTACTCCAACGGAGTATGGACCTACATTCTCGGGTCAGCCGCACAGCGCGAATACATCGCACGTGGCGTGGGCGAGCACGGATGGTTCCAGGGCAGTGTCAGCAATCCACGTGACCCGGGCATCACAGTGACCCGGACCGACGAAGGCTACCGGGTCAACGGCAAACGGACCTTCGCCACCGGGGTCGCGATTGCCGACCTGATCACGGTCCTGCTCTATGAGACGGAGCCCATCAACGCGATCATCCCCGGCGACCGGGACGGATTGCGATTCAACGATGACTGGGACAATCTGGGACAGCGGCTTACCGCAAGCGGCAGTGTGGAATTCGATAACGTTCTGCTGCGCCACGACGAGGTGCTGACCGGCCTGGATGAGTACTCGGGAGCCGACGGATCGCGCGAACGTCGCGACGGCCTGCGCGCATTGTTCAGCCAACTGATCTTCGTGCATCTGTACCTGGGCATCGCCGATGGCGCGCTCGCCGCAGGCGTGGCCTATATACGAGACAAGGGCCGGCCCTGGCCAGAGGCACACTCCACCGACGTGACGGACGACCCGTACCATCAGCAGCTGCTGGGCCGCCTATCGGCAGGAGTCGCCGCGGGCATCGCCCTGGCCGATTCCGTCACAAGGGAATTCGAAGAAGCACTGGCATGGGGCCACGCGCCGACCGAGGCCCAATGGGGTGCGCTGGCAATCCGGGTGGATCAAGCCAAATCCGTCGCCACCGAGGTGTCCCTGGACGTGACGCACAACATCTATCAGGCCACCGGCGCCCGGTCGACCGCCAACTCCGTTGGTTTGGACATCTATTGGCGCAATGCGCGCACGCACACCACGCATGACCCGCTGCCGTACCGTCAGCGCGAGATCGGACGGCACCTGCTGACCGACGAATGGCCCTCACCGCGCAGCCTCAACGGCCTGGGGCGTCTCGCCGACACGACACAGGGCAAGAAGCCGTGA
- a CDS encoding GNAT family N-acetyltransferase, translated as MTDIRSLQTDAERERAFTVFWRAMVGLPPLGDVPVDELLEAGRYVGAFERAELVGGADSYTSWLTVPGGTRVPHAAVTHIGVLPTHTRRGILTSLITRQLTDIAGRGEIVASLRASEAVIYRRFGYGIATSTATYRVQRRRAAPLNPVDSGDVTLLDAGASPQQLASIYERAAWTGAVARPPQWWRFHELFDAAHPGKPYVVTHPDGYVTYRPQDTDEWFASSARTIFVDDLVAHSDHAYRALVGHLLDLDLVDIIEFGPRPIDDPLPQLVADPRAVTVSGIRDETWLRLVDVEAALAARTYADSAPVVIEVHDTLLPHNAARFSVSSDKVRRTQHTPDLSVDVAALGSIYLGGNTWTGLRRAGLVTAQSPGAIDAADALFSTSTKPFAGTNF; from the coding sequence GTGACAGATATCCGTTCCCTGCAGACCGACGCGGAGCGCGAGCGGGCCTTCACGGTGTTCTGGCGCGCCATGGTCGGATTGCCGCCGCTGGGCGATGTCCCGGTGGACGAATTGTTGGAAGCCGGGCGATATGTGGGCGCGTTTGAGCGCGCAGAACTGGTCGGCGGCGCGGACTCGTACACCAGCTGGCTCACGGTTCCCGGCGGAACGCGGGTTCCACACGCGGCGGTCACGCATATCGGGGTGCTACCTACACATACCCGGCGTGGCATCCTCACCTCACTGATCACCCGGCAGCTCACCGATATCGCCGGGCGCGGCGAGATTGTCGCCAGCCTGCGGGCATCCGAAGCGGTGATCTACCGCCGCTTCGGCTACGGGATAGCCACCAGCACTGCCACCTACCGCGTTCAGCGGCGGCGCGCGGCGCCACTGAACCCCGTCGACTCCGGAGATGTCACCCTGCTCGATGCGGGGGCATCGCCCCAACAACTCGCCTCGATCTATGAAAGGGCCGCGTGGACCGGAGCGGTCGCACGCCCGCCGCAGTGGTGGCGGTTTCATGAGCTGTTCGATGCCGCGCACCCCGGCAAGCCTTACGTCGTCACACACCCGGATGGTTACGTAACGTACCGCCCGCAGGACACGGACGAATGGTTTGCCAGCAGCGCGCGCACCATATTCGTCGATGATCTTGTCGCACATAGTGATCACGCATATCGGGCACTGGTCGGACATCTACTCGACCTGGACCTGGTGGACATCATCGAATTCGGCCCACGCCCCATCGACGACCCGCTTCCCCAGCTCGTGGCCGACCCCCGTGCGGTGACGGTCTCCGGTATCCGGGACGAGACGTGGCTGCGGCTGGTTGATGTCGAGGCCGCGTTGGCGGCCCGTACCTACGCGGACAGTGCGCCCGTGGTGATCGAGGTACACGACACCTTGCTCCCGCACAACGCCGCGCGGTTCTCCGTCAGCTCCGACAAGGTGCGGCGCACCCAGCACACTCCTGACCTGTCGGTGGATGTCGCCGCTCTCGGATCGATCTATCTGGGGGGCAACACCTGGACCGGGCTACGGCGCGCTGGCCTGGTAACCGCGCAGTCGCCGGGCGCGATCGATGCCGCCGACGCGCTCTTTTCCACCAGCACAAAGCCATTCGCCGGTACAAACTTCTAG
- a CDS encoding NtaA/DmoA family FMN-dependent monooxygenase (This protein belongs to a clade of FMN-dependent monooxygenases, within a broader family of flavin-dependent oxidoreductases, the luciferase-like monooxygenase (LMM) family, some of whose members use coenzyme F420 rather than FMN.), whose translation MPSTSDRQLHLLAFGNVRAGGAWRLPGVRNGPANQLNTLVATAKAAEAAKFDAIFFADGLNFGPEATWAHKSTEDFEPLTATSYLAAVTDRLGLVVTGSSTFQPPYHLARQLLSLDHLSAGRAGWNLVTSFAQAAAANFGERGFLPHDERYRLAEETLQVVKALWHSLDPDTVVEDRETGIYSDVNKIHVTNHDGEFHKVKGPLGVTPSRQGQPVIFQAGSSTTGRGFAAKHAEVVFTGQTDIDRAKNFYRQLGREARTAGRAFGPLITPSLGVVVGSTEAEALAAESTVYEHFIPEYQAGWLLEVDVDVVGADLDGPVPAAAFPDSTETHQTALAGYKHLATVGNPTVREFLYRTLNAFGTRFVGSADQVADQIESWFTEEAADGFILSTSGLPGQFELFTEHVVPILVRRGLFRAEYTGSTLREHLGLPWPAPVRTPALLA comes from the coding sequence GTGCCATCGACGAGCGATCGCCAACTTCACCTACTTGCCTTCGGTAACGTGCGCGCGGGCGGCGCCTGGCGACTACCCGGGGTGCGGAACGGCCCGGCCAACCAGCTGAACACCTTGGTCGCCACCGCGAAGGCGGCCGAAGCGGCCAAGTTCGACGCCATCTTCTTCGCCGACGGCCTCAACTTTGGCCCGGAGGCAACCTGGGCGCACAAATCCACAGAAGACTTCGAACCGCTCACGGCCACCTCATATCTGGCCGCGGTCACCGACCGGCTGGGGTTGGTGGTCACCGGCTCGTCAACCTTTCAGCCGCCGTATCATCTGGCCCGCCAACTGTTATCGCTCGACCATCTGAGCGCTGGGCGCGCCGGATGGAACCTGGTGACCAGCTTCGCGCAGGCCGCCGCCGCCAACTTCGGCGAGCGGGGCTTTCTTCCGCACGACGAACGCTATCGACTGGCCGAGGAAACCCTACAGGTGGTGAAGGCGCTGTGGCATTCCCTGGACCCGGACACCGTCGTTGAGGATCGCGAGACGGGAATCTACAGCGATGTCAACAAAATTCACGTCACCAACCACGACGGAGAGTTCCACAAGGTCAAGGGGCCGCTCGGCGTCACACCGTCTCGCCAAGGCCAGCCGGTGATCTTTCAGGCGGGGTCCTCAACCACGGGTAGGGGCTTCGCCGCCAAACACGCCGAGGTGGTCTTTACCGGACAAACCGATATCGACCGCGCCAAGAACTTCTACCGGCAGCTCGGTCGCGAGGCCCGCACCGCCGGACGAGCCTTCGGTCCTCTGATCACTCCCTCACTCGGCGTGGTCGTCGGATCCACCGAGGCCGAGGCACTTGCCGCGGAAAGCACCGTCTATGAACACTTCATCCCCGAGTATCAAGCCGGGTGGCTACTCGAAGTTGACGTCGACGTCGTCGGGGCCGACCTGGACGGACCGGTGCCCGCAGCGGCGTTCCCGGATAGCACCGAAACCCACCAGACAGCCCTGGCTGGGTACAAACACCTTGCCACCGTGGGTAACCCGACAGTCCGCGAGTTCCTCTACCGCACGCTGAACGCCTTCGGCACCCGGTTTGTCGGTTCCGCTGACCAGGTAGCCGATCAGATCGAGTCGTGGTTCACCGAGGAAGCGGCCGACGGCTTCATTCTGAGCACCTCCGGATTGCCCGGACAGTTCGAACTGTTCACCGAGCATGTGGTACCCATCCTGGTGCGCCGCGGGCTTTTCCGCGCGGAGTACACGGGGTCGACCCTGCGCGAGCATCTGGGCTTGCCGTGGCCCGCGCCGGTGCGCACACCCGCCCTGCTCGCCTGA
- a CDS encoding beta-class carbonic anhydrase: MSTTDELLKNAQAYAASFDKGALPLPPGRKVAVVACMDARLNPYGLLGLTEGDAHVIRNAGGVITEDEIRSLAISQRLLGTEEIILIHHTDCGMLTFTDDGFKRAIQDEIGIKPAWSAEAFTDLDEDVRQSLARITADPFIPRKSSVRGFVYDVTDGTLREVTAAP, from the coding sequence ATGTCCACCACAGACGAACTGCTGAAGAATGCGCAGGCCTACGCGGCCAGCTTCGACAAGGGCGCGCTGCCGCTGCCTCCGGGCCGCAAGGTGGCCGTCGTCGCGTGCATGGACGCTCGGCTGAATCCGTATGGGCTGCTGGGCCTTACCGAGGGCGACGCGCATGTCATCCGCAACGCGGGCGGAGTGATCACCGAGGACGAGATCCGGTCGCTGGCCATCTCGCAGCGGCTGTTGGGTACCGAGGAGATCATCCTCATCCACCACACCGATTGCGGAATGCTGACCTTCACCGACGACGGGTTCAAGCGGGCGATTCAGGACGAGATCGGCATCAAGCCCGCCTGGTCTGCGGAAGCCTTCACCGATCTGGACGAAGATGTGCGGCAATCCCTCGCGCGGATCACGGCTGACCCGTTCATACCGCGCAAGAGCAGCGTGCGCGGCTTTGTGTACGACGTCACCGACGGAACATTGCGTGAGGTCACGGCGGCACCGTAG
- the lpdA gene encoding dihydrolipoyl dehydrogenase translates to MTAHYDVVVLGAGPGGYVAAIRAAQLGLKTAIVEEKYWGGVCLNVGCIPSKALLRNAELAHIFTKEAKTFGISGEATFDFGAAFDRSRKVAEGRVAGVHFLMKKNKITEYEGVGTFTDASTLTVTKADGATETLTFTNVIIATGSSVRLVPGTSLSENVVTYEKQILSRELPGSIIIAGAGAIGMEFAYVLKNYGVDVTIVEFLPRALPNEDAEVSKEIEKQYKKLGVKILTGTKVESITDSGSQVTVKVSKDGQETELVADKVLQAIGFAPNVEGFGLENTGVALTDRGAIAIDERMRTNVPHIYAIGDVTSKLQLAHVAEAQAVVAAETIAGAETLELGDYRMMPRATFCQPQVASFGLTEEQARAEGYDVKVAKFPFTANGKAHGLADPTGFVKLIADAKYGELIGGHLIGPDVSELLPELTLAQKWDLTVNELTRNVHTHPTLSEALQEAFHGLAGHMINF, encoded by the coding sequence GTGACTGCACACTATGACGTCGTCGTTCTCGGAGCCGGTCCCGGTGGTTATGTCGCGGCCATTCGCGCTGCCCAGCTGGGCTTGAAGACAGCCATCGTCGAGGAGAAGTATTGGGGCGGCGTGTGCCTCAATGTCGGGTGTATTCCCTCCAAGGCGCTGCTGCGAAACGCGGAGCTGGCCCACATCTTCACCAAGGAAGCCAAGACCTTCGGCATCAGCGGTGAGGCCACCTTTGATTTCGGTGCGGCATTCGATCGCAGCCGCAAGGTCGCCGAGGGTCGCGTGGCTGGTGTGCACTTCCTGATGAAGAAGAACAAGATCACCGAGTACGAGGGCGTCGGTACTTTCACCGACGCCAGCACCCTGACGGTCACGAAGGCCGACGGCGCCACCGAGACGTTGACCTTCACGAACGTGATCATTGCCACCGGCAGCAGTGTGCGGCTGGTACCGGGGACCTCGCTATCGGAGAACGTGGTCACCTACGAGAAGCAGATCCTCAGCCGTGAGCTGCCCGGCTCGATCATCATCGCCGGCGCGGGCGCCATTGGTATGGAGTTCGCCTACGTGCTCAAGAACTACGGCGTCGACGTCACCATCGTGGAGTTCCTGCCACGGGCCCTGCCCAACGAGGACGCCGAGGTGTCCAAGGAGATCGAGAAGCAGTACAAGAAGCTGGGCGTCAAAATCCTCACCGGTACCAAGGTCGAGTCGATTACCGATAGCGGTTCACAGGTGACGGTCAAGGTGAGCAAGGACGGGCAGGAAACCGAGCTCGTCGCGGATAAGGTGTTGCAGGCCATCGGGTTCGCGCCGAACGTCGAGGGCTTCGGTTTGGAGAACACCGGGGTGGCGCTGACCGACCGTGGGGCGATCGCCATCGACGAGCGGATGCGCACCAATGTGCCGCACATCTACGCGATTGGCGATGTGACCTCCAAGCTGCAACTGGCGCACGTCGCCGAGGCGCAGGCCGTGGTTGCCGCAGAAACCATCGCCGGTGCAGAGACTTTGGAACTTGGCGACTACCGGATGATGCCCCGGGCCACGTTCTGCCAGCCGCAGGTGGCCAGCTTCGGGCTCACCGAGGAACAGGCCCGTGCCGAGGGATACGACGTCAAGGTCGCCAAGTTCCCCTTCACCGCGAACGGAAAGGCGCACGGTCTCGCCGATCCGACCGGTTTCGTCAAGCTGATCGCGGACGCCAAGTACGGCGAGCTGATCGGCGGACATCTGATCGGCCCCGATGTCTCCGAGCTGTTGCCTGAGCTCACGCTGGCACAGAAGTGGGATCTGACCGTCAACGAATTGACCCGCAACGTGCACACGCACCCCACGTTGTCCGAGGCGCTGCAGGAAGCGTTCCACGGCCTCGCGGGCCACATGATCAACTTCTAG
- a CDS encoding putative holin yields the protein MIPLPRAQIVASAMLLGIAVGLGAGMSSVLVAHESVRPDLVIGLIVAVPSLIGFLILIASTRKWMTAVAAFILAIAPGWFGILAAIQVIHGV from the coding sequence GTGATACCACTGCCACGCGCGCAAATTGTCGCTAGCGCGATGCTGCTGGGGATAGCAGTTGGATTAGGCGCCGGAATGTCGAGCGTCCTGGTCGCGCACGAGTCCGTACGGCCGGATCTGGTCATTGGCCTGATCGTGGCGGTGCCGAGCCTGATCGGGTTTCTGATCTTGATCGCGTCCACTCGCAAATGGATGACCGCGGTGGCGGCATTCATTTTGGCGATCGCTCCGGGGTGGTTTGGGATTCTGGCGGCGATACAGGTGATTCACGGTGTCTGA
- a CDS encoding prolyl oligopeptidase family serine peptidase, which translates to MTSARRSPDPYLWLEDIGGDEPLSWVRGHNATTTSEFSGTRFDAMRDEALAILDTDAQIPYVRRRGQYLYNFWRDANNARGLWRRTTLDRYLQDEPEWDVVIDVDALAAAEDENWVWAGATVLRPEFRRALVSLSRGGSDAVVVREFDLETRQFVADGFDLPEAKTQIGWIDADTVFVGTDFGPDSLTDSGYPRLVKRWKRGQSLDEAELVFSGESSDVTVGASFDDTPGFERTLISRATDFFNSELHELTADGELRRIDIPTDASPSVHREWLLIELKSPWEVGGAEYSAGTLLAARYQDFVSGDRVLTPVFVPDEHASLHHYAWTRDRLTVAILRDVASEIVVFTPGSWHWAPLPGVPDNATTQIVAIDDLGDEIFLDTSGFTQPSTLLRGQVSATSASVAPIKSAPSFFDDDSFAVAQHFARSDDGTAIPYFVVRAKGSDVAGPTLLGGYGGFEVARTPGYDGVLGRLWLSRGGTYVLANIRGGGEYGPAWHTQAMREGRHLVYEDFAAVARDLVARGITTAAQLGAQGGSNGGLLMGVMLTAYPELFGALVCQVPLLDMRRYHLLLAGASWVAEYGDPDAPEDWEFISKYSPYQNISTTRQYPPVLVTTSTRDDRVHPGHARKMTAALQEAGQPVWYYENIEGGHGGAANNEQSAFKAALAIEFLWRQLAP; encoded by the coding sequence ATGACGTCGGCGCGCCGCTCCCCTGACCCATATCTCTGGCTTGAAGATATCGGCGGCGACGAGCCGCTGAGCTGGGTGCGCGGTCACAACGCGACCACCACCAGCGAGTTTTCCGGCACACGTTTCGACGCGATGCGCGACGAGGCGCTGGCGATCCTCGACACCGATGCGCAGATCCCGTATGTGCGCCGCCGGGGCCAGTACCTCTACAACTTCTGGCGCGACGCCAACAACGCTCGCGGTCTTTGGCGGCGAACCACTTTGGATCGATACCTCCAGGACGAACCGGAGTGGGATGTCGTCATCGACGTCGACGCGCTGGCAGCCGCGGAAGACGAGAACTGGGTCTGGGCCGGGGCCACCGTGCTGCGCCCCGAATTCCGCCGCGCGCTGGTGAGCCTGTCGCGTGGCGGGTCGGACGCGGTGGTTGTCCGCGAATTCGATCTGGAAACAAGGCAGTTCGTCGCCGATGGATTCGATCTGCCCGAGGCCAAGACACAAATCGGGTGGATCGACGCGGACACGGTGTTCGTGGGCACCGACTTCGGGCCGGACAGCCTCACCGATTCGGGATATCCCCGCCTGGTCAAACGCTGGAAGCGCGGGCAATCGCTCGATGAGGCCGAGCTGGTGTTCAGCGGCGAATCCTCGGACGTGACGGTGGGTGCCAGCTTTGACGACACCCCCGGGTTCGAACGCACCCTGATCAGCCGCGCCACCGACTTCTTCAATTCCGAACTGCACGAGTTGACCGCCGACGGCGAGCTACGGCGCATCGACATCCCCACCGACGCTTCCCCGTCGGTACACCGCGAGTGGCTACTCATCGAGCTCAAGTCGCCCTGGGAAGTTGGCGGCGCCGAATACTCGGCGGGCACGTTGCTGGCCGCGCGGTACCAGGATTTCGTTTCCGGTGACCGTGTTCTCACCCCGGTGTTCGTTCCCGACGAGCACGCGAGTCTGCACCACTACGCGTGGACCCGGGACCGGCTCACTGTCGCGATCCTGCGTGATGTGGCCAGTGAGATCGTGGTGTTCACCCCGGGTAGCTGGCACTGGGCGCCGCTGCCCGGCGTTCCGGACAATGCCACCACCCAGATCGTCGCCATCGATGACCTGGGCGACGAGATATTCCTCGACACTTCGGGTTTCACGCAGCCGTCAACGCTGCTGCGCGGCCAAGTAAGTGCCACCAGCGCCTCGGTGGCACCCATCAAATCGGCGCCATCTTTCTTCGACGACGACTCCTTCGCGGTGGCGCAACACTTCGCACGATCCGACGACGGCACGGCGATTCCCTATTTCGTGGTGCGCGCCAAAGGATCTGACGTAGCCGGACCCACCTTGCTCGGTGGATACGGCGGCTTTGAGGTCGCCCGGACGCCCGGGTACGACGGCGTTCTGGGCAGGCTGTGGCTCTCCCGGGGCGGCACATATGTACTGGCCAACATTCGCGGCGGCGGCGAGTACGGGCCGGCCTGGCACACCCAAGCGATGCGCGAAGGCCGCCACCTCGTGTACGAGGATTTCGCCGCCGTGGCACGGGACCTGGTGGCGCGCGGCATCACCACCGCAGCGCAGCTGGGCGCCCAGGGCGGAAGCAACGGGGGCCTGCTGATGGGCGTCATGCTCACGGCCTATCCCGAGCTGTTCGGCGCCCTGGTGTGTCAGGTGCCGCTGCTGGACATGCGGCGCTATCACCTGCTGCTGGCCGGAGCCTCCTGGGTTGCCGAGTACGGCGATCCCGACGCCCCAGAAGACTGGGAGTTCATCTCGAAATATTCTCCCTACCAGAATATTTCCACCACCCGGCAGTACCCCCCGGTGCTGGTGACCACCTCTACCCGCGACGATCGGGTACACCCAGGGCACGCACGCAAGATGACCGCGGCCCTGCAAGAGGCGGGGCAACCGGTCTGGTACTACGAGAACATCGAAGGTGGGCACGGCGGCGCGGCCAACAACGAGCAGTCCGCGTTCAAGGCGGCGCTGGCCATCGAATTTCTCTGGCGTCAGCTGGCACCCTGA
- a CDS encoding PNPOx family protein, whose amino-acid sequence MSESNTVPPWVNKIVRGLLRSPLHPVLSGNIALFTFTGRKSGKEYNVAATYVRDGNVLTVFTDRAWAKNLRGGRPVTALVRGKRLEGTAELSTGPQIAGPLAELLRRVPRDAKYHDVRRNADGSLNQSDIDRAAAGESMVTVHLT is encoded by the coding sequence ATGAGCGAATCCAACACCGTTCCACCATGGGTCAACAAGATCGTCAGGGGCCTCCTGCGCAGTCCGCTACACCCCGTGCTCAGTGGCAATATCGCACTGTTCACCTTCACGGGGCGCAAGAGCGGCAAGGAGTACAACGTCGCCGCCACCTACGTTCGCGACGGCAACGTGCTCACCGTTTTCACCGATCGGGCCTGGGCCAAGAATCTGCGCGGCGGCCGACCGGTCACCGCACTGGTGCGCGGCAAGCGGCTGGAAGGCACCGCGGAACTGTCCACCGGGCCGCAGATCGCGGGGCCGCTGGCCGAACTGTTGCGCCGGGTGCCGCGTGATGCCAAGTACCACGATGTGCGCCGCAACGCGGACGGCAGCCTGAACCAGTCGGATATCGACCGGGCCGCCGCCGGTGAAAGCATGGTGACCGTGCACCTGACGTGA